The genomic interval ATAGTAACTGTgataaccaaaaaaaaactcactgaATATATGGGGATGAAATAATAGTCTGGTTGTTTAGAAAATAGGTCAAGGGTTAATATACTACACTATTTAGTCCATTGTCTCTGAAATCATACAAATTTCACTCATTGGGATAGAGGTTCTCCTTGCTTACGCAACTAACATCAGAGTAATTCAAGCAAAACTAACTACACCGCAGAACATGTTGGGGAATTTTAAACCTAGTTAAGTTTCTATCAAATCTATATATGTTTTCTGCACTCAGTTTGGATTAAGATTCAGACCCTGACACAAAACTTGTAAGGTCCCAAGCTGAAATTGCAAGATTCCATCAGAGGTCCTAGCTCAGGACATCATCAAATTTTACACAGAGACACTGGTTGGCACTGTTCAAAATATGTTGTCAtgtcaaaagtaattaatttactaagaaactgcagtaaatatttatttaaagatGAAAACTAAAATGCTGGCTGGTTGCAATGAATATTTTTCTGAAAGCTGGTAAATACTCTTTTATTGTATTGTaatgctctttttttttaataataatttattaCTCAATAATAGCATACCCAAAATCAAGGTTATgtaaaatgcaaaaatatttcagaaagcaCTGCACTGACACGATACTCAACAAATTTCTTTAAAACTTTTCAGACTATCAAGGTCATTGGGTATATAATTCAACTCCTATCACCTCAATGGTAActaagaaatttctttttgttcACCTGGGTTAAGATTTGAGTTTCTAAGTCCCTGAGTTTTATTGATCAAAAAAGTTTTATGGATCCTAAAATGGTTTACACtacagtacattccatgcactgTTCCAGGCAGAGCCCAGAGGCACAGCAAAATGACAGATTCGGGCCTGAGTTAGTCAGTAAGCCCTCTCTCACCACATGGACACATGTCCGGGACTTACTTTTGTTTGAATGGCTGAATACTGGTGGCTGTGTTTGGAACTGCCAATCACAGTCAACATGATTTGCAAGTTACCAgtaggaaaataatttttaattggaACTTAAGTATGCAGGTCATTGCAATTAGTAGCACTAATCCTTCCACATGCAATAACTTATGATTACTCCTGCTATGTCATTCACCTTCATCAAAATTTTCTACTGATGGAATCTCATCTTCTGAATCTTCCTTTGACTTCTTTTCCTTCTTCCCAGTGAAGCTTTTCCATTCAGTGTCACCTAATTTGTTGTCCTCTAATGCATCCTCAGACACCCTACTATCATCCCGTTGTTTCATCTCAAGCTCAGAAAAGCGCATCATAGCACGCTAGAAtcataaatgaaaatattaataaatgaaTAACATAATCTCTTATGAAAAACAGCAGTAACAAATTTGCCTTAATTTCACACCTGTTCTGAATGCTCATTGAAAGAGAATTTCTAAAATCAGCAAAAGATAACACTGAACAGTGTTCTTAAGTTGTATCAATGCACTATTTAATAAAATGAATAACTATAGTATCCCCTATGAAAAAAGCGGATTGTTGCATGTTTTAAAAAAGTCAGTATATTTCTATTGTATATAATCTTGAAACATGCTTGAGAGTTTCAACACAAGGAAGGTAGTCTGTAGACTAGTCCTGGGGTCCACATCTACTGGCTCACTGCCCAAACTTTTGTTAACTAAAATCATTTAACAATTCTTTTCATTTAAGTTAAACAATCTGAGAAAAATCTTAAGAACTGACCTCACAGTAAGCAGCAGGCTGATTTAAAATACTGTCCTCTTGTGATAATCCTTCCATCTATTCAATTAAAATGATCACTCAGTGGGGAACTTTATCATTCATTTTTACAGACACACACCAATATTTCACAACAAGAATGAAAATCATCAAGAGGCTTTTCACCTATCAAAAATGTGTGTAAAGGTGGAATGTTTACTGAAGACCTTACATACAATAAATATATACAGTACAAATGTGTGAAAAAAGTAAAGAGGGAGGATGGGGTAGAGGGAAGGAATTCACCTATTTAATGGACCTATCTAATAACATAGCTAGTCTAGGGAGAAAACTTATTCTTGGAGATCATTAACCATATAACCGGTTTCTACTGCTACACACTTTCTAGTTTAAAATTATAGCacaagaacaataatagcagacAGTGCCAAACATTTCTGAACATGCTACAGAAATACAAAATAAGTGTGGCCATGGATATGTCCAAAATTCATTCAGATAGCAGCACAACCATGAATACAAGGACAAAGCCATTACATAACATTGTACAAGTCTATATGTCATTTCCTAACCACCCTGTATTTGGTGGTTTTTTTTATGTATATCTTATTTTATCCCCATTTTCTTTTATGAAAATATATATTGCTTTGGGGTGATTTGACCATACAAATGAGATGGCCTTCttaataaaacaaagggaatgtggtCTCAGTGGTACAGTATCACATGAAAACTGGCACCAATGGCACAAAATTTTTGATAGAAGCCAAAACTTACgtaggcacagtagcatagtggttatggTACTGGACTGGCAACCAGAAGGTCTTGAATTCATATTCCACCATGACAAGTTGAAGAAAAGAAtccaatatattttgaaatttgtgGACAATATGTGCTCAACTCCTGTCATAATCTTGCAAGCTTTGCCTATCTGGTCTATAAGTAACTCCAGTCTCATCCTATGTGACTGATCATCGACATCCTCAGGATAATTAGGGAGGGGCACTAAATATTGTCTTGAAAATGTTGCCAATTTCCCAAGGACAATTTAGATTTCACTGTTGTTACGCATCATTATTCACATGCTCATGAAATTGTTATGATGGATTAGTCCACTGAACAATTCCTTTATATCATGGCCTAGCAATGGGATGCATGGAGCAGCCTTCAGCAAGATTCAGAAACCTATTTTAGTAGGGTTCACTTTACTCAAGCaagaatattaaatattaaaaatgttttataaaatcaaAAGGCTTCCAAAAATTAAGAAGCATCTTAGCCACTGACAAACAAGTCAACAACTCACCTGTAGTGCTCGTTGTTCTCGACTAAGTTGGCTAGAGTCTGCATATAGTTCAGTTGTGACACACTTAAATTTATctcccacatacccagctgagtTTGCTATTCGCTTTGTTAGATTAGATTTCTTCGGCTTCATAAATTTAGCAGCTGTTACCTCTAGATCTTCAGTTCTGTCTTTGGTATCACTGTGATTCAATTGAGTCAAAAACTGCCCAGTTTCAGCACCAAATTCCTTCTCTGTATTTGTTTTGCCAGAAGATGTGGCAACATGGTCAATAATGGAATCGTCCTCTGAGACATCAGCAATCAATTGAACTGTTGTACTTTCTTTGCTTTGGCTGTCTGAAGTATTTTCTTTGTTTATGTTCTGATTTGGTAAACACTGGCCCTGTGATAAGCTACAGATCTCAactcccttatggacatctctgTCTTTTTGGATACCATCTTGTATTGAAATGGCTTCCACAGAGTCAACTGTTTTATCACTGCTTTCCTTTGTAGAATTTTGTTTGTTATTGCCTTCTGATGGGATACACTTTTTAGATGTTTTTGCTTCAATTTTACCCCATTGATCATTGTGTTCTAAGATCAGGTGCTTGTCCTTATTATCTTTGGCAAATGTTTTGCCATGATTCTTTGGACTATGACATAATGGTTCACTTCTTCCTGAAGCATGTAACTGGTCTGCATTTATCTTTTGTGAAATCTCTGCTGGTCTCTCTCTGTTAACAGGTTCTTCACTGCTTCGAAGTCGATCATGTGATCTGGATCGTCGCTGTGTGCCTTCACTCCTTTTTTCTTCCTGAACACTGTGTGGCGAGATGATAGGGTTGATCAAATTCTGTGTGTTGTGGAATAGGGTGTATTCACTTCTGCATGTTGGCAAACTGCTATAAGAAAGTCTGTGCTTTGGTGCTAAGTTTCCTGCATACAAGTTGCCATTGGGCAATAAGGCAGGATGGGGAAATACAAGTCCTTTGTCAGGTAAGGGAAGATGGCTAATTGGGATTCCTTCTGGTGTAGAGTAGGTGAAATACCTATTTGGATATGGTAAAGGTGGGGATAGAAATGTCTCATTTGGAGTTAGAAATATCGAACCTGATGAATGACCACTTTCATTTGCATGTGACACAAAATCTTGACAGCTTCCTTTGGTCCCTTTAGTAGGCTGCTTACTTGGTATTGGAGAGGACTGTCCTGTTTGGTGAATGACAGATGTCTTATTTGAAGAGTTATTCCTATGTGCCTTTTCAGACTGAACCCACTCAGTATTAATATTTGGCGAAGGTGAAGCAGATGCAGGCCGGCCCAATCCAGAGACCGAACCCGGAATATGAGTAACAGAACCATTGGAACTCCCAATCCTAGGACACGAGGAGCTTCTCTGATGTGGAATTATACGCTCTAGTGTTTTATTGCTCACCAATATACTACTGGTTTGATGGTCTCCTGGAGAACTGGTACTAGGAATGGCCCAGGTTGAGTGCAATTTATTAATAATAGGAGGCCTTTCAACAGGAACATCACTGTGCATTGAAGTTGAAAAACCTTCAGAATGCGTTTCCTTACTTGACAATGAAGAGTTGTTTCGCCATTTGCCAGGTACCACTTTATCAGTACTCTCAGTCTTTGACGTCTGATCACTTGAGGTCTCACCACAGCCTACTTTAGAAGACAGATCTAGAGGCTTTTCATTGCAGTCTTTGGTGGAGGTCTGTTTTTCTTGCTGTGATGGGGACTTAGTAGTTTTTTGTTCAGGCTGAGTGTTTCGTGAATGTGTTGCTGCTTGTTGGAAGTTTTCACTAGATTCTGGTGGTTTTGCGGTTTTGCCATTTACTGATCGAACAGGAGAAGTAAATTCACTACTTAGACTTAAATAACCATGAGGAAGTGCCATTGAGGGAGAAGGGCCAGATATCCTAGCAagatgcttctgaaattcagaagaGTTCTCTCCAATCTGCGGTGAGGATAGGTGAAGCCGGGAAGGTGGTCTTGGAGATTGCAACAGTGCAGTTGGGTCAGCAGAAATGCTACCAGCATTTGACTTTTCAGTAGCTGGAACCCTTGTTTTCTTACTACTTGAAATCTGATGAGTCAAAATGTGTGGATCAACTGGCAGTCTTGGGTTACCTGTCATTATCCCTGAAAGGCATTTTTCAGAACAGTGAACCATAGACGACATTatgggtgatgttgcagctggtGTAATCCTTAGTGGAGAAGGAAGAGATGAAGGGATGGGAGGCAAGCCATAGTGTGGAGGTGGTATGTATAAGAAGCGGTCACTGTGACTACAAACAGGTGAATAGGTTAAGTGTTGCGGTAAGCCATAAGAGTTCTGTGAAGGTATCAGACATGTTTTATACATGTTCCTTGGGTAGTTGCTTGATGAGTCCACAAATGAATACATGCCTGATGCCGGGCTCTCTATGTATGGGTTAACCCACGGAAGTCGCAAATAACTTGGACCAGTTCCATTTACTGGAGCTTGTTTGCCAGCTGAAGATCCTTCTAAACCCAGTGGTTCACCTCTGGCACTAGCAGCATTTTGTAGACCGGGAGGTGATTTGTACAATGTGCTAAAGCTTTCATGAGGCTTTGTGCAACCACTTCCATTTTCCAGTGTTTCTGGTGGATGTACTTTATAATTCAAATCAGACATTCTATCAGTCATAAATCCCAGACTGGTCATGgccactgcagcctcttgttcTTTTTCATTTCTTAGCCCATGTGCAGTAGGATATATAATACCATTGTGGTTTCTAAGCTCCTCTTGCATGATCCCACTGGCAGCTCTAAGTCGATCAATTTGTCTCACTGAGGCAGCATCCACCTGGACAAAATTTCAAAAAGATTAATTGTTTATACACCATTTAAGAAAtgttttgatttgttttctgTCAGTTGAAGCTGCTATTTTAATAAAGTGATAAAATCCATTGTCAGTTAGTATATGAAACAAAACAACTGTGGTGACCAAACAAAAGGGTATTGGATAAAACAGCCATACAGTAGAATGGCAAGTATTTATATTCTACATCTTAGCTCTTAATGGACTTTGTTAGCACAACATTACTGTTTATGGAGATAAAATAAAGCAACTGTTCTAATGACCACCAATTAGTTTACTGTGCCCAATTTAGTAGCTATTCAACTGCTCTCCTTCCTCTGCCACTGATAGTCTTGGTCCCACAAATTGTTCACCTGCTCCCATCCATTCGATCCCCTTCTGGTACATTTGTCACCATTGCTGTATTGTTAGTGGGTGTAAAATCAAGAGTACTGGGTGCATAATCAACCTAATTTTGATACTTTTCTAGCTGTATCATTTCAAGCATCATCTCAGCCCAAGTTTTTTGCCAGTGCCAGAACAACagtaacaacttccatttatactgTACTTTTAACACAGCAAAACCAATACAAAGCCTTCCACAGCACATTCACAAACAAGAAGTTTAAGCCGAGCTATGTAAGGAATTATAAAGGCAGATGATCAAAAGCCTGATCAAAGATATGAATCTAAAGGGAGACGGAGTGGTTTAGGAAGGGATCTTGACAGCTTCAGGAATAATTAGATAT from Pristis pectinata isolate sPriPec2 chromosome 4, sPriPec2.1.pri, whole genome shotgun sequence carries:
- the bcor gene encoding BCL-6 corepressor isoform X2, which codes for MAKTKEKRVWKETYGDFRSVPGECISSKKDRDKPNTKLVDSETGRGRSENFNMTESQSLGGVKKNKVVEKGNFNQKDVMLSATPLYSNLPSWMSTDRVRMCGINEEGRKVSVSDGETQKNMKRFGIREENHMTHNLSVVDAASVRQIDRLRAASGIMQEELRNHNGIIYPTAHGLRNEKEQEAAVAMTSLGFMTDRMSDLNYKVHPPETLENGSGCTKPHESFSTLYKSPPGLQNAASARGEPLGLEGSSAGKQAPVNGTGPSYLRLPWVNPYIESPASGMYSFVDSSSNYPRNMYKTCLIPSQNSYGLPQHLTYSPVCSHSDRFLYIPPPHYGLPPIPSSLPSPLRITPAATSPIMSSMVHCSEKCLSGIMTGNPRLPVDPHILTHQISSSKKTRVPATEKSNAGSISADPTALLQSPRPPSRLHLSSPQIGENSSEFQKHLARISGPSPSMALPHGYLSLSSEFTSPVRSVNGKTAKPPESSENFQQAATHSRNTQPEQKTTKSPSQQEKQTSTKDCNEKPLDLSSKVGCGETSSDQTSKTESTDKVVPGKWRNNSSLSSKETHSEGFSTSMHSDVPVERPPIINKLHSTWAIPSTSSPGDHQTSSILVSNKTLERIIPHQRSSSCPRIGSSNGSVTHIPGSVSGLGRPASASPSPNINTEWVQSEKAHRNNSSNKTSVIHQTGQSSPIPSKQPTKGTKGSCQDFVSHANESGHSSGSIFLTPNETFLSPPLPYPNRYFTYSTPEGIPISHLPLPDKGLVFPHPALLPNGNLYAGNLAPKHRLSYSSLPTCRSEYTLFHNTQNLINPIISPHSVQEEKRSEGTQRRSRSHDRLRSSEEPVNRERPAEISQKINADQLHASGRSEPLCHSPKNHGKTFAKDNKDKHLILEHNDQWGKIEAKTSKKCIPSEGNNKQNSTKESSDKTVDSVEAISIQDGIQKDRDVHKGVEICSLSQGQCLPNQNINKENTSDSQSKESTTVQLIADVSEDDSIIDHVATSSGKTNTEKEFGAETGQFLTQLNHSDTKDRTEDLEVTAAKFMKPKKSNLTKRIANSAGYVGDKFKCVTTELYADSSQLSREQRALQMEGLSQEDSILNQPAAYCERAMMRFSELEMKQRDDSRVSEDALEDNKLGDTEWKSFTGKKEKKSKEDSEDEIPSVENFDEAFQKKQKNGFRDFIPLLLQVRAHNKSDDLDSNAKHLDRLVENHENGEHWTDQTNAESSTPQKVSPSNQDFEKTLQAYHREDASYNSESTFDQDSQYCKEVLGSNQDEMNIHEVQSEMKGYNETCINRSMMPEIFKMKRKRQSSITDEWTEKEMNDESTDNSEDSHSSEVTNLKVCIELTGLHPRKQRHLQHLRALWEQQVSPNKSSPSKTDRHSRKELAGGKESEIITKETKVKDRAEEKNNKKASEAKANRNGSEETFNRNDFEKGFSTPPVSPRKKTALSGTTSSSWQIQQNSTSTPVSRSSTKRQRNKEGRKLSILCSGKEDDHLYSPISPKYSNTEREKPSGKRQFKTKHLTRQDKRRSSLTADDSTDIESSEDKASVIRNSRKRPALTTDTDTTPKKACEQKSSDRLLPISLILQSSRPLNAQAVSSPQETPTNRPMPPEARRLIVNKNAGETLLQRAARLGYEEVVLYCLENKVCDVNHHDNAGYCALHEACARGWLSIACHLLEHGADVNCSAQDGTRPIHDAVENDHLEVVRLLLSYSADPTLATYSGRTILKMAHSEVMEMFLSEYFADLQGRSNDNPGLYWDFYGSSVCEPVEESGFNVLANPPSPGDEEEYNDDVLEFEFSDAPLLPCYNIQVSLSQGPRNWLLLTDVLRRLKLSARTFRSSFPHIENATISEVEFYRQASLSQVFTYPEDFETPDTDNKETLELVEFTSELQDLLGSSVTYLYADNEVETCN
- the bcor gene encoding BCL-6 corepressor isoform X5, whose protein sequence is MAKTKEKRVWKETYGDFRSVPGECISSKKDRDKPNTKLVDSETGRGRSENFNMTESQSLGGVKKNKVVEKGNFNQKDVMLSATPLYSNLPSWMSTDRVRMCGINEEGRKVSVSDGETQKNMKRFGIREENHMTHNLSVVDAASVRQIDRLRAASGIMQEELRNHNGIIYPTAHGLRNEKEQEAAVAMTSLGFMTDRMSDLNYKVHPPETLENGSGCTKPHESFSTLYKSPPGLQNAASARGEPLGLEGSSAGKQAPVNGTGPSYLRLPWVNPYIESPASGMYSFVDSSSNYPRNMYKTCLIPSQNSYGLPQHLTYSPVCSHSDRFLYIPPPHYGLPPIPSSLPSPLRITPAATSPIMSSMVHCSEKCLSGIMTGNPRLPVDPHILTHQISSSKKTRVPATEKSNAGSISADPTALLQSPRPPSRLHLSSPQIGENSSEFQKHLARISGPSPSMALPHGYLSLSSEFTSPVRSVNGKTAKPPESSENFQQAATHSRNTQPEQKTTKSPSQQEKQTSTKDCNEKPLDLSSKVGCGETSSDQTSKTESTDKVVPGKWRNNSSLSSKETHSEGFSTSMHSDVPVERPPIINKLHSTWAIPSTSSPGDHQTSSILVSNKTLERIIPHQRSSSCPRIGSSNGSVTHIPGSVSGLGRPASASPSPNINTEWVQSEKAHRNNSSNKTSVIHQTGQSSPIPSKQPTKGTKGSCQDFVSHANESGHSSGSIFLTPNETFLSPPLPYPNRYFTYSTPEGIPISHLPLPDKGLVFPHPALLPNGNLYAGNLAPKHRLSYSSLPTCRSEYTLFHNTQNLINPIISPHSVQEEKRSEGTQRRSRSHDRLRSSEEPVNRERPAEISQKINADQLHASGRSEPLCHSPKNHGKTFAKDNKDKHLILEHNDQWGKIEAKTSKKCIPSEGNNKQNSTKESSDKTVDSVEAISIQDGIQKDRDVHKGVEICSLSQGQCLPNQNINKENTSDSQSKESTTVQLIADVSEDDSIIDHVATSSGKTNTEKEFGAETGQFLTQLNHSDTKDRTEDLEMEGLSQEDSILNQPAAYCERAMMRFSELEMKQRDDSRVSEDALEDNKLGDTEWKSFTGKKEKKSKEDSEDEIPSVENFDEAFQKKQKNGFRDFIPLLLQVRAHNKSDDLDSNAKHLDRLVENHENGEHWTDQTNAESSTPQKVSPSNQDFEKTLQAYHREDASYNSESTFDQDSQYCKEVLGSNQDEMNIHEVQSEMKGYNETCINRSMMPEIFKMKRKRQSSITVDEWTEKEMNDESTDNSEDSHSSEVTNLKVCIELTGLHPRKQRHLQHLRALWEQQVSPNKSSPSKTDRHSRKELAGGKESEIITKETKVKDRAEEKNNKKASEAKANRNGSEETFNRNDFEKGFSTPPVSPRKKTALSGTTSSSWQIQQNSTSTPVSRSSTKRQRNKEGRKLSILCSGKEDDHLYSPISPKYSNTEREKPSGKRQFKTKHLTRQDKRRSSLTADDSTDIESSEDKASVIRNSRKRPALTTDTDTTPKKACEQKSSDRLLPISLILQSSRPLNAQAVSSPQETPTNRPMPPEARRLIVNKNAGETLLQRAARLGYEEVVLYCLENKVCDVNHHDNAGYCALHEACARGWLSIACHLLEHGADVNCSAQDGTRPIHDAVENDHLEVVRLLLSYSADPTLATYSGRTILKMAHSEVMEMFLSEYFADLQGRSNDNPGLYWDFYGSSVCEPVEESGFNVLANPPSPGDEEEYNDDVLEFEFSDAPLLPCYNIQVSLSQGPRNWLLLTDVLRRLKLSARTFRSSFPHIENATISEVEFYRQASLSQVFTYPEDFETPDTDNKETLELVEFTSELQDLLGSSVTYLYADNEVETCN
- the bcor gene encoding BCL-6 corepressor isoform X4 encodes the protein MAKTKEKRVWKETYGDFRSVPGECISSKKDRDKPNTKLVDSETGRGRSENFNMTESQSLGGVKKNKVVEKGNFNQKDVMLSATPLYSNLPSWMSTDRVRMCGINEEGRKVSVSDGETQKNMKRFGIREENHMTHNLSVVDAASVRQIDRLRAASGIMQEELRNHNGIIYPTAHGLRNEKEQEAAVAMTSLGFMTDRMSDLNYKVHPPETLENGSGCTKPHESFSTLYKSPPGLQNAASARGEPLGLEGSSAGKQAPVNGTGPSYLRLPWVNPYIESPASGMYSFVDSSSNYPRNMYKTCLIPSQNSYGLPQHLTYSPVCSHSDRFLYIPPPHYGLPPIPSSLPSPLRITPAATSPIMSSMVHCSEKCLSGIMTGNPRLPVDPHILTHQISSSKKTRVPATEKSNAGSISADPTALLQSPRPPSRLHLSSPQIGENSSEFQKHLARISGPSPSMALPHGYLSLSSEFTSPVRSVNGKTAKPPESSENFQQAATHSRNTQPEQKTTKSPSQQEKQTSTKDCNEKPLDLSSKVGCGETSSDQTSKTESTDKVVPGKWRNNSSLSSKETHSEGFSTSMHSDVPVERPPIINKLHSTWAIPSTSSPGDHQTSSILVSNKTLERIIPHQRSSSCPRIGSSNGSVTHIPGSVSGLGRPASASPSPNINTEWVQSEKAHRNNSSNKTSVIHQTGQSSPIPSKQPTKGTKGSCQDFVSHANESGHSSGSIFLTPNETFLSPPLPYPNRYFTYSTPEGIPISHLPLPDKGLVFPHPALLPNGNLYAGNLAPKHRLSYSSLPTCRSEYTLFHNTQNLINPIISPHSVQEEKRSEGTQRRSRSHDRLRSSEEPVNRERPAEISQKINADQLHASGRSEPLCHSPKNHGKTFAKDNKDKHLILEHNDQWGKIEAKTSKKCIPSEGNNKQNSTKESSDKTVDSVEAISIQDGIQKDRDVHKGVEICSLSQGQCLPNQNINKENTSDSQSKESTTVQLIADVSEDDSIIDHVATSSGKTNTEKEFGAETGQFLTQLNHSDTKDRTEDLEVTAAKFMKPKKSNLTKRIANSAGYVGDKFKCVTTELYADSSQLSREQRALQRAMMRFSELEMKQRDDSRVSEDALEDNKLGDTEWKSFTGKKEKKSKEDSEDEIPSVENFDEAFQKKQKNGFRDFIPLLLQVRAHNKSDDLDSNAKHLDRLVENHENGEHWTDQTNAESSTPQKVSPSNQDFEKTLQAYHREDASYNSESTFDQDSQYCKEVLGSNQDEMNIHEVQSEMKGYNETCINRSMMPEIFKMKRKRQSSITVDEWTEKEMNDESTDNSEDSHSSEVTNLKVCIELTGLHPRKQRHLQHLRALWEQQVSPNKSSPSKTDRHSRKELAGGKESEIITKETKVKDRAEEKNNKKASEAKANRNGSEETFNRNDFEKGFSTPPVSPRKKTALSGTTSSSWQIQQNSTSTPVSRSSTKRQRNKEGRKLSILCSGKEDDHLYSPISPKYSNTEREKPSGKRQFKTKHLTRQDKRRSSLTADDSTDIESSEDKASVIRNSRKRPALTTDTDTTPKKACEQKSSDRLLPISLILQSSRPLNAQAVSSPQETPTNRPMPPEARRLIVNKNAGETLLQRAARLGYEEVVLYCLENKVCDVNHHDNAGYCALHEACARGWLSIACHLLEHGADVNCSAQDGTRPIHDAVENDHLEVVRLLLSYSADPTLATYSGRTILKMAHSEVMEMFLSEYFADLQGRSNDNPGLYWDFYGSSVCEPVEESGFNVLANPPSPGDEEEYNDDVLEFEFSDAPLLPCYNIQVSLSQGPRNWLLLTDVLRRLKLSARTFRSSFPHIENATISEVEFYRQASLSQVFTYPEDFETPDTDNKETLELVEFTSELQDLLGSSVTYLYADNEVETCN
- the bcor gene encoding BCL-6 corepressor isoform X8 — its product is MAKTKEKRVWKETYGDFRSVPGECISSKKDRDKPNTKLVDSETGRGRSENFNMTESQSLGGVKKNKVVEKGNFNQKDVMLSATPLYSNLPSWMSTDRVRMCGINEEGRKVSVSDGETQKNMKRFGIREENHMTHNLSVVDAASVRQIDRLRAASGIMQEELRNHNGIIYPTAHGLRNEKEQEAAVAMTSLGFMTDRMSDLNYKVHPPETLENGSGCTKPHESFSTLYKSPPGLQNAASARGEPLGLEGSSAGKQAPVNGTGPSYLRLPWVNPYIESPASGMYSFVDSSSNYPRNMYKTCLIPSQNSYGLPQHLTYSPVCSHSDRFLYIPPPHYGLPPIPSSLPSPLRITPAATSPIMSSMVHCSEKCLSGIMTGNPRLPVDPHILTHQISSSKKTRVPATEKSNAGSISADPTALLQSPRPPSRLHLSSPQIGENSSEFQKHLARISGPSPSMALPHGYLSLSSEFTSPVRSVNGKTAKPPESSENFQQAATHSRNTQPEQKTTKSPSQQEKQTSTKDCNEKPLDLSSKVGCGETSSDQTSKTESTDKVVPGKWRNNSSLSSKETHSEGFSTSMHSDVPVERPPIINKLHSTWAIPSTSSPGDHQTSSILVSNKTLERIIPHQRSSSCPRIGSSNGSVTHIPGSVSGLGRPASASPSPNINTEWVQSEKAHRNNSSNKTSVIHQTGQSSPIPSKQPTKGTKGSCQDFVSHANESGHSSGSIFLTPNETFLSPPLPYPNRYFTYSTPEGIPISHLPLPDKGLVFPHPALLPNGNLYAGNLAPKHRLSYSSLPTCRSEYTLFHNTQNLINPIISPHSVQEEKRSEGTQRRSRSHDRLRSSEEPVNRERPAEISQKINADQLHASGRSEPLCHSPKNHGKTFAKDNKDKHLILEHNDQWGKIEAKTSKKCIPSEGNNKQNSTKESSDKTVDSVEAISIQDGIQKDRDVHKGVEICSLSQGQCLPNQNINKENTSDSQSKESTTVQLIADVSEDDSIIDHVATSSGKTNTEKEFGAETGQFLTQLNHSDTKDRTEDLEVTAAKFMKPKKSNLTKRIANSAGYVGDKFKCVTTELYADSSQLSREQRALQMEGLSQEDSILNQPAAYCERAMMRFSELEMKQRDDSRVSEDALEDNKLGDTEWKSFTGKKEKKSKEDSEDEIPSVENFDEAFQKKQKNGFRDFIPLLLQVRAHNKSDDLDSNAKHLDRLVENHENGEHWTDQTNAESSTPQKVSPSNQDFEKTLQAYHREDASYNSESTFDQDSQYCKEVLGSNQDEMNIHEVQSEMKGYNETCINRSMMPEIFKMKRKRQSSITGFSTPPVSPRKKTALSGTTSSSWQIQQNSTSTPVSRSSTKRQRNKEGRKLSILCSGKEDDHLYSPISPKYSNTEREKPSGKRQFKTKHLTRQDKRRSSLTADDSTDIESSEDKASVIRNSRKRPALTTDTDTTPKKACEQKSSDRLLPISLILQSSRPLNAQAVSSPQETPTNRPMPPEARRLIVNKNAGETLLQRAARLGYEEVVLYCLENKVCDVNHHDNAGYCALHEACARGWLSIACHLLEHGADVNCSAQDGTRPIHDAVENDHLEVVRLLLSYSADPTLATYSGRTILKMAHSEVMEMFLSEYFADLQGRSNDNPGLYWDFYGSSVCEPVEESGFNVLANPPSPGDEEEYNDDVLEFEFSDAPLLPCYNIQVSLSQGPRNWLLLTDVLRRLKLSARTFRSSFPHIENATISEVEFYRQASLSQVFTYPEDFETPDTDNKETLELVEFTSELQDLLGSSVTYLYADNEVETCN